Proteins from one Acropora muricata isolate sample 2 chromosome 9, ASM3666990v1, whole genome shotgun sequence genomic window:
- the LOC136929308 gene encoding substance-K receptor-like, with protein MYNDSLDKQNETVEPLTTFSPNECIGWFVVLAIVGVAATTFNVLTVIVYLLEQRLRKRTMYLVISLAVADMCAGGISLAIEVSMSGFSCGLWKIDPPPKGVWRTILIGGPFVFPMASVINLAAISLERTHATFRPFQHRLLKKWVFGAAVAAVWIFAVLSASYICLDLLFTLSGPGEFYSYLSILSFCVFVIAVSYVSIVGKMLCGTQPQHQRAVSRERKLTKTLFTVTVASLTLILPYVIGFFLIFSKQPFYALSCQTLHLYFPLISLAFVNSMVNPILYALRIPEFKRALVSFLSFRSRAEAATTGFANG; from the coding sequence ATGTATAATGATTCATTGGATAAACAAAACGAAACGGTGGAACCATTAACCACATTTTCCCCAAACGAGTGCATTGGCTGGTTTGTGGTACTTGCCATCGTGGGTGTGGCTGCCACAACATTCAACGTCCTCACCGTCATTGTTTACCTGTTAGAGCAAAGGCTACGCAAACGCACCATGTACTTGGTAATCAGCCTGGCAGTTGCAGATATGTGTGCTGGTGGAATCTCCTTGGCCATAGAAGTGTCCATGTCAGGATTTTCTTGCGGGCTTTGGAAGATCGATCCACCGCCAAAGGGGGTCTGGCGAACTATTTTGATTGGGGGCCCTTTCGTTTTTCCTATGGCTTCAGTGATAAACCTCGCAGCTATCTCTTTGGAGCGGACCCACGCCACGTTTCGACCATTCCAGCACCGTCTCCTCAAAAAGTGGGTTTTTGGAGCAGCTGTTGCAGCCGTTTGGATTTTCGCTGTCTTAAGCGCATCTTACATCTGCCTGGATCTCCTTTTTACATTAAGCGGTCCTGGAGAGTTTTACTCGTATTTGTCAATATTATCGTTTTGTGTTTTTGTCATCGCTGTGTCTTATGTGTCAATCGTCGGTAAAATGTTGTGTGGAACGCAACCGCAGCACCAGCGTGCAGTAAGTAGAGAACGGAAGCTCACCAAAACGCTTTTTACTGTGACAGTTGCATCGTTGACGCTAATATTGCCATACGTCATTGGTTTTTTCCTTATATTTTCCAAACAGCCTTTTTACGCCTTATCTTGTCAAACCCTGCATTTGTATTTCCCTTTGATCTCTTTAGCCTTCGTCAACTCGATGGTTAATCCCATTTTGTATGCTcttagaattccagagttcaaAAGGGCTCTTGTCTCATTCCTAAGCTTTAGATCACGTGCTGAAGCTGCAACGACAGGTTTTGCGAATGGATGA
- the LOC136929109 gene encoding G-protein coupled receptor 52-like, producing MLCIIVALLTAQSRLKSKMYNNSMDKQNETVEPLTTFSPNECVGWLVVLSIVGVATTTINVFTVIVYLLEQRLRKRTMYLVISLAVADMCVGGISLTVDVSMSGFSCGLWKIDPPPKGVWLSILIGVLFVFPMASVINLAAISLERTHATFRPFQHRLLKKWVFGAAVVAVWIFAVLIASYIYLDVFFALSGPGEFYSYLSILAFCFFVIAVSYASIVAKMLCGTQPQHQRAISRERKLTKTLFLVTLASYVLFSPYIICFFLIFSKRTFFSFSSETLHLYFLLVSLAYVNSMVNPILYTLRIPEFKRALVSFLAFRSRAQISK from the exons ATGCTATGCATCATTGTTGCTTTACTAACTGCGCAATCAAG GTTGAAGAGCAAGATGTATAATAATTCAATggataaacaaaatgaaacggtGGAACCATTGACCACATTTTCCCCAAACGAGTGCGTTGGCTGGTTAGTGGTACTTTCCATCGTGGGTGTGGCTACAACAACAATCAACGTCTTCACCGTCATTGTTTACCTGTTAGAGCAAAGGTTACGCAAACGCACCATGTACTTGGTAATCAGCCTGGCAGTTGCAGATATGTGTGTTGGAGGAATCTCCTTGACCGTAGATGTGTCCATGTCAGGATTTTCTTGCGGGCTTTGGAAGATCGATCCACCGCCAAAGGGGGTCTGGTTAAGTATTTTGATTGGGGTCCTTTTCGTTTTTCCTATGGCTTCAGTGATAAACCTCGCAGCTATCTCTTTGGAGCGGACCCACGCCACGTTTCGACCATTCCAGCACCGTCTCCTCAAAAAGTGGGTTTTTGGAGCAGCTGTTGTAGCCGTTTGGATTTTCGCTGTCTTAATCGCATCTTACATCTACCTGGATGTCTTTTTTGCATTAAGCGGTCCTGGAGAGTTTTACTCCTATTTGTCAATATTGgcgttttgttttttcgttatCGCTGTGTCTTATGCGTCAATCGTTGCTAAAATGTTGTGTGGAACGCAGCCGCAGCACCAGCGTGCAATAAGTAGAGAACGGAAGCTCACCAAAACACTTTTCCTTGTGACACTTGCATCTTACGTGTTGTTCTCGCCAtacattatttgttttttccttaTATTTTCCAAACgaactttcttttccttttccagtGAAACccttcatttgtatttcctttTGGTCTCTTTAGCGTACGTCAACTCGATGGTTAATCCCATTTTGTATACTCTTAGAATTCCGGAGTTCAAAAGAGCTCTTGTGTCATTCCTAGCCTTTAGATCACGTGCACAAATTTCAAAGTGA
- the LOC136929110 gene encoding G-protein coupled receptor 52-like: protein MLCIIVALLTAQSRLKSKMYNNSMDKQNETVEPLTTFSPNECIGWFVVLSIVGVATTTINVLTVIVYLLEQRLRKRTMYLVISLAVADMCVGGISLTVDVSMSGFSCGLWKIDPPPKGVWLTILIGVLFVFPMASVINLAAISLERTHATFRPFQHRLLKKWVFGAAVVAVWIFAVLIASYIYLDVFFALSGPGEFYSYLSILAFCFFVIAVSYASIVAKILCGTLPQHQRAISRERKLTKTLFLVTLASYMLLSPYIICFFLIFSKRTFFSFSSETLHLYFLLVSLAYVNSMVNPILYTLRIPEFKRALVSFLAFRSRAQISK from the exons ATGCTATGCATCATTGTTGCTTTACTAACTGCGCAATCAAG GTTGAAGAGCAAGATGTATAATAATTCAATggataaacaaaatgaaacggtGGAACCATTGACCACATTTTCCCCAAACGAGTGCATTGGCTGGTTTGTGGTACTTTCCATCGTGGGTGTGGCTACAACAACAATCAACGTCCTCACCGTCATTGTTTACCTGTTAGAGCAAAGGTTACGCAAACGCACCATGTACTTGGTAATCAGCCTGGCAGTTGCAGATATGTGTGTTGGAGGAATCTCCTTGACCGTAGATGTGTCCATGTCAGGATTTTCTTGCGGCCTTTGGAAGATCGATCCACCGCCAAAGGGGGTCTGGCTAACTATTTTGATTGGGGTCCTTTTCGTTTTTCCTATGGCTTCAGTGATAAACCTCGCAGCTATCTCTTTGGAGCGGACCCACGCCACGTTTCGACCATTCCAGCACCGTCTCCTCAAAAAGTGGGTTTTTGGAGCAGCTGTTGTAGCCGTTTGGATTTTCGCTGTCTTAATCGCATCTTACATCTACCTGGATGTCTTTTTTGCATTAAGCGGTCCTGGAGAGTTTTACTCGTATTTGTCAATATTGgcgttttgttttttcgttatCGCTGTGTCTTATGCGTCAATCGTTGCTAAAATATTGTGTGGAACGCTACCGCAGCACCAGCGTGCAATAAGTAGAGAACGGAAGCTCACCAAAACACTTTTCCTTGTGACACTTGCATCTTACATGTTGTTGTCGCCAtacattatttgttttttccttaTATTTTCCAAACgaactttcttttccttttccagtGAAACccttcatttgtatttcctttTGGTCTCTTTAGCGTACGTCAACTCGATGGTTAATCCCATTTTGTATACTCTTAGAATTCCGGAGTTCAAAAGAGCTCTTGTGTCATTCCTAGCCTTTAGATCACGTGCACAAATTTCAAAGTGA